The proteins below come from a single Malus sylvestris chromosome 3, drMalSylv7.2, whole genome shotgun sequence genomic window:
- the LOC126617408 gene encoding putative pentatricopeptide repeat-containing protein At1g12700, mitochondrial isoform X3 gives MMRTTTFASPLKVGYGIGSRQRVKARGMPHVPCLLHKSTLFLFFNNYLAPFHSRRSYPTKSAKTHLLQRVKVTNLEDALHVFDEMLQMRRLPSVFHFTQILTQVTKLKHYSAVISLNNRMGASGIRPNVYTLNIMINCFSHLNQMGFSLSVLGKFFKLGFEPNVVTFNTLINGFLLEDREADAVRILNNMMESGNCKPDVFTFNTLVKGLCMKGNNIAAIQLLRKMEEGGCKPDIVSYNTIIDSLCKDTMVVDALNLFSEMMSKCIDPDIITYNSLIHGVCKLGEWKEAARLLNEMVSKGIFPDLQTFSVLVDTLCKEGLVGKAKGMVEMMTERGIEPDVVTYSSLMDGFCLRGEMSEAKEVFDLMLSQGFIVNAYSYNILINGYCKHRRIDEAMLLFKEMSGGGLVPNTVTYSTLIDGFCKEGRIGDAQKLFSKMQACGPLPNVQTYAVLLDGLCKNQQLSKAIELFEEMKGNNLDPNIVVYSILIEGLCISGKVECAKDLFSSLSSKGLQLNVKTFTIMISGLCNAGLIDEAENLLSEMKAIGCSPDGCTYNTIIRGLFNNNETSRAMGLIQQMVENGFSADASTAELVLELLSKDKVDPALLPLIE, from the coding sequence GTTGGTTATGGCATCGGCAGCAGACAGAGAGTGAAAGCAAGAGGTATGCCGCATGTGCCTTGTCTTCTTCATAAATCTACTCTTTTTCTGTTCTTCAACAATTACTTGGCTCCGTTTCACTCTCGACGTTCTTATCCAAccaaatctgcaaaaacccattTGCTTCAACGTGTCAAAGTAACTAATCTTGAGGATGCACTCCATGTGTTCGACGAAATGCTTCAAATGCGTCGTCTGCCTTCCGTTTTCCATTTCACTCAAATCTTGACTCAAGTCACTAAGTTAAAACATTATTCGGCAGTCATCTCCTTGAATAACCGAATGGGTGCGTCGGGAATTCGTCCTAATGTTTACACCCTAAACATAATGATTAATTGCTTTTCCCATCTCAACCAAATGGGGTTTAGTTTGTCAGTCTTGGGAAAATTCTTCAAACTTGGTTTTGAACCGAATGTGGTGACCTTCAACACATTAATCAATGGCTTCCTTCTTGAGGATAGAGAGGCTGATGCTGTCCGGATTCTGAATAATATGATGGAGAGTGGTAATTGTAAGCCAGACGTGTTTACATTCAACACACTAGTAAAGGGTCTGTGCATGAAAGGTAACAATATTGCAGCTATTCAACTACTTAGGAAAATGGAAGAAGGAGGTTGCAAGCCTGACATTGTTTCCTATAACACGATCATCGACAGTCTATGCAAGGATACTATGGTTGTTGATGCTTTGAACCTTTTCTCTGAAATGATGAGTAAATGTATTGACCCCGACATCATTACCTATAATTCTTTGATTCACGGAGTATGCAAATTAGGGGAGTGGAAAGAAGCTGCGAGACTGTTGAATGAAATGGTGAGCAAGGGTATCTTTCCAGATCTGCAAACCTTCAGTGTTTTGGTCGACACCCTTTGTAAGGAGGGCTTGGTTGGGAAAGCAAAAGGCATGGTCGAAATGATGACCGAAAGAGGTATAGAGCCTGACGTGGTTACTTACAGTTCGCTCATGGATGGTTTTTGCTTGCGAGGAGAAATGAGTGAGGCGAAGGAAGTCTTTGATCTAATGCTTAGCCAGGGATTCATTGTTAATGCTTATAGTTATAACATATTGATAAATGGCTATTGTAAGCATAGAAGGATAGATGAGGCAATGTTGCTTTTTAAGGAAATGTCTGGTGGAGGACTGGTTCCAAATACTGTTACTTATAGCACACTAATAGATGGTTTCTGCAAGGAAGGCAGAATAGGCGATGCACAAAAGCTGTTTTCCAAGATGCAAGCTTGTGGCCCTCTTCCAAATGTTCAAACTTATGCTGTATTACTGGATGGTCTGTGTAAAAACCAACAATTGTCTAAGGCAATTGAATTGTTTGAAGAGATGAAAGGCAATAATTTGGATCCAAATATTGTGGTTTACAGTATTCTTATCGAAGGTTTGTGCATAAGTGGAAAAGTTGAATGCGCAAAGGATCTCTTTAGCAGTTTATCATCAAAAGGACTTCAGCTTAATGTCAAGACATTTACCATAATGATTAGTGGACTTTGTAATGCGGGTCTAATAGATGAAGCGGAAAATTTACTTTCAGAAATGAAAGCGATAGGCTGTTCGCCAGATGGTTGCACCTATAACACAATTATCCGAGGGCTTTTTAATAACAATGAGACATCAAGGGCGATGGGACTTATTCAACAAATGGTGGAGAATGGTTTTTCTGCAGATGCATCAACAGCCGAATTGGTTCTTGAGTTATTGTCTAAAGATAAAGTAGATCCCGCTTTGTTGCCGTTGATAGAATAA
- the LOC126617408 gene encoding putative pentatricopeptide repeat-containing protein At1g12700, mitochondrial isoform X1 produces the protein MLKMLRTTTIASPLKVGYGIGSRQRVKARGMPHVPCLLHKSTLFLFFNNYLAPFHSRRSYPTKSAKTHLLQRVKVTNLEDALHVFDEMLQMRRLPSVFHFTQILTQVTKLKHYSAVISLNNRMGASGIRPNVYTLNIMINCFSHLNQMGFSLSVLGKFFKLGFEPNVVTFNTLINGFLLEDREADAVRILNNMMESGNCKPDVFTFNTLVKGLCMKGNNIAAIQLLRKMEEGGCKPDIVSYNTIIDSLCKDTMVVDALNLFSEMMSKCIDPDIITYNSLIHGVCKLGEWKEAARLLNEMVSKGIFPDLQTFSVLVDTLCKEGLVGKAKGMVEMMTERGIEPDVVTYSSLMDGFCLRGEMSEAKEVFDLMLSQGFIVNAYSYNILINGYCKHRRIDEAMLLFKEMSGGGLVPNTVTYSTLIDGFCKEGRIGDAQKLFSKMQACGPLPNVQTYAVLLDGLCKNQQLSKAIELFEEMKGNNLDPNIVVYSILIEGLCISGKVECAKDLFSSLSSKGLQLNVKTFTIMISGLCNAGLIDEAENLLSEMKAIGCSPDGCTYNTIIRGLFNNNETSRAMGLIQQMVENGFSADASTAELVLELLSKDKVDPALLPLIE, from the coding sequence GTTGGTTATGGCATCGGCAGCAGACAGAGAGTGAAAGCAAGAGGTATGCCGCATGTGCCTTGTCTTCTTCATAAATCTACTCTTTTTCTGTTCTTCAACAATTACTTGGCTCCGTTTCACTCTCGACGTTCTTATCCAAccaaatctgcaaaaacccattTGCTTCAACGTGTCAAAGTAACTAATCTTGAGGATGCACTCCATGTGTTCGACGAAATGCTTCAAATGCGTCGTCTGCCTTCCGTTTTCCATTTCACTCAAATCTTGACTCAAGTCACTAAGTTAAAACATTATTCGGCAGTCATCTCCTTGAATAACCGAATGGGTGCGTCGGGAATTCGTCCTAATGTTTACACCCTAAACATAATGATTAATTGCTTTTCCCATCTCAACCAAATGGGGTTTAGTTTGTCAGTCTTGGGAAAATTCTTCAAACTTGGTTTTGAACCGAATGTGGTGACCTTCAACACATTAATCAATGGCTTCCTTCTTGAGGATAGAGAGGCTGATGCTGTCCGGATTCTGAATAATATGATGGAGAGTGGTAATTGTAAGCCAGACGTGTTTACATTCAACACACTAGTAAAGGGTCTGTGCATGAAAGGTAACAATATTGCAGCTATTCAACTACTTAGGAAAATGGAAGAAGGAGGTTGCAAGCCTGACATTGTTTCCTATAACACGATCATCGACAGTCTATGCAAGGATACTATGGTTGTTGATGCTTTGAACCTTTTCTCTGAAATGATGAGTAAATGTATTGACCCCGACATCATTACCTATAATTCTTTGATTCACGGAGTATGCAAATTAGGGGAGTGGAAAGAAGCTGCGAGACTGTTGAATGAAATGGTGAGCAAGGGTATCTTTCCAGATCTGCAAACCTTCAGTGTTTTGGTCGACACCCTTTGTAAGGAGGGCTTGGTTGGGAAAGCAAAAGGCATGGTCGAAATGATGACCGAAAGAGGTATAGAGCCTGACGTGGTTACTTACAGTTCGCTCATGGATGGTTTTTGCTTGCGAGGAGAAATGAGTGAGGCGAAGGAAGTCTTTGATCTAATGCTTAGCCAGGGATTCATTGTTAATGCTTATAGTTATAACATATTGATAAATGGCTATTGTAAGCATAGAAGGATAGATGAGGCAATGTTGCTTTTTAAGGAAATGTCTGGTGGAGGACTGGTTCCAAATACTGTTACTTATAGCACACTAATAGATGGTTTCTGCAAGGAAGGCAGAATAGGCGATGCACAAAAGCTGTTTTCCAAGATGCAAGCTTGTGGCCCTCTTCCAAATGTTCAAACTTATGCTGTATTACTGGATGGTCTGTGTAAAAACCAACAATTGTCTAAGGCAATTGAATTGTTTGAAGAGATGAAAGGCAATAATTTGGATCCAAATATTGTGGTTTACAGTATTCTTATCGAAGGTTTGTGCATAAGTGGAAAAGTTGAATGCGCAAAGGATCTCTTTAGCAGTTTATCATCAAAAGGACTTCAGCTTAATGTCAAGACATTTACCATAATGATTAGTGGACTTTGTAATGCGGGTCTAATAGATGAAGCGGAAAATTTACTTTCAGAAATGAAAGCGATAGGCTGTTCGCCAGATGGTTGCACCTATAACACAATTATCCGAGGGCTTTTTAATAACAATGAGACATCAAGGGCGATGGGACTTATTCAACAAATGGTGGAGAATGGTTTTTCTGCAGATGCATCAACAGCCGAATTGGTTCTTGAGTTATTGTCTAAAGATAAAGTAGATCCCGCTTTGTTGCCGTTGATAGAATAA